The segment CTTGAGAAACTCGAATTCAGCCGGGTTTCTTGGCCAGAAGGCGAGGGTGAGAATGGCGCCGGCGTCGTCCTTTGGCTTAACCAGAAGGATTTGTCCGTCCTGGCTGGTCCAAAATTGGTCGTGATGCATGGTCGAGACGGACCAATCAACCGGTGTTGCTGGCATGACTCAAGCGAGTATCTCCTGATTGCACCTGGCTTGAAACCTTGTTCCGGCGGCGGCCTGAACCATTAGAGTTTGCCAACGCAACGCAGCAGCGTACGCTGGCATATTTTCCGCAACAAACATCGATGTTCTGGATCTCAACACCTTCACGCATGAATCTCACACGCATTTTCACCACGGTTGCAGTGACAGTCGCCTGCGCCCATCTGACCCACGCGCAGACTCCGCCTGCCCCTTCGCCTGAATCGGCCGCAGCCGCCACGGCAGCGCCAGTGCTGAAATTTTCCGAAGATCAGCTGCTTGAAACGTTTGGCTGGTTTGTCGGAAAGCGCATCGGGATAACCGAGCTGAAGTTTACGCCGGAGCAGACCGCAATGATCATCAAGGGGCTGCAAATTGCCGCGGCCGGCAGCGACGCCCCCTACAAGCTCGAGGAAATCGGACCCGAGATGGACAAATTTCTGCAGCAGAAGCAGCAGCAGTACCTGGATGTCCTGAAGCAGGAGGGACTCGCGGCCTCCACAAAATTTCTGGCGGAAGTTAAGGCGAAACCCGGGGTCACAACCCTTCCCAGCGGGCTGGCTTACGAAATCGTCCAGCCGGGATCAGGAGAATATCCGAAGCCGACCGACACCGTGAAGGTGCACTATACGGGCAAACTGATCGATGGCAGCGTGTTTGACAGCTCTGTTCAGCGCAACGAACCCTCGGAATTCGCCCTGGATCAGGTCATCCCAGGGTGGACGGAAGGACTTCAGAAAATCAACAAGGGCGGAAAGATTAAGCTCTATGTTCCGCCGCACCTGGGCTATGGCGACGACGCCCGTCCCGGCATACCGCCGGCTTCGACGCTCATCTTTGATGTCGAGCTCCTTGATTTGACGCCCGCTGCTCCGGCAGCTGCAGCCACACCGGCGGCGAATCCGGGCGCGAAGTAGCGCTGGATTTGCACAGGATGGTGCGCCAATCAGGGTGGAGGCTTCAGGCCCGTTTCTCCACCCTGACGTCGGTGAACAGCGAACTGCGGACGCGGGTGGAGCTGTAGATGCTTCCCTGGATTGGATTCACGCTTTCGGCGGACGGCGCATGTGCAACGGGAATGAAGGAGTCATCGCAAAACACTCCATGCGTTGGATCGACGCCCTTCCATCCCGCGCCTGGAAGATAGACCTCCGCCCATGCGTGCATGGCGCCGAGTGACCGGTGGCTGTCGTCGGTTTCTGAATACACGTAGCCGCTGACAAAGCGCGCCGCCAGACCCAGCGTCCGGAACAGCGCCACGAGCAGCACGGCGTAGTCGCGGCACGCGCCGCTTCCGCGCGCCAGCGTCGTGCGGGCGTCCTGGATGTCCGGGTCCTCGCGGCGGACGTAGTTCATGTTTGAATACAGGAGCTGGTTGAGGCCGCTGATGAACGAGACGGTCTCCCCGGGGCGCTTGAATGCCTGGGCGTCCAGCCAGGCGCGAAGAGCGCGCTGGGTTTCCTCGGGCGGCGGCGCCAGATAGGACGACAGATTGAAGCGCTCGGATGGTTCGTAGGCAAAGGGGAAGCTGGCGGCGCCGGGTCTGAGTATGAAATCGAAGGGGTTGCCGTCGCGGGTTTCGACATCGAAGTCCGTTCGAATGCTCAAGGCGCGGGCGCCGTCCCAGAACCAGGCGATTGCGTGCTCGACGTCGTGTGCGTCCCGGGCCCAGACGATCTTTGCTTCGGGAGAGATGTTGAAGTTGAAGCTGCTGACCCGCCGGAGAGGGGTTTCCCGCGGATGAAGGTAGAGCAGGTGCGGCGAGAACCTGACGACCCCGTCGTATTCGTATCTGCTCAGGTGTGTGACGTGGAGTTTCATCGGCGGGGGATCCTATGGCAGGGGTTGGGCTTGGAGGGAAGATCGCAGGTCGGCGACAAATCGATCAATGTCATCCTGGCGCGTGTCCCAGGAGCACATGAGCCGGTATCCGTGCGCGCCGATGAAGTTGTAGAAGTGCCAGCCCCTTTCATGCATCCGCTTCGCGGTCTCGGCGGGGAAGCTGACAAAAAGTGCGTTGACCTCGGGTTCCACGAGTATGCGCACGTCCGGAAGCCGGCGCAGGGAGTCCGCCAGCCGCCGGGTCATGGCGTTGGCGTGGCCGGCGTGGCGAAGCCAGGCGCCCGACTCCAGCAGTCCGAGCCATTGCGAGCTCAGGAAGCGCATTTTCGAAGCGAGCTGCCCGGCCTGTTTGCACCGGTAGTCGAATTCGCGGGCGAGTGCGGGGTTGAAGAATACAACGGCCTCGCTGGTGGTCATGCCGTTCTTGGTGCCGCCGAAGCACAGCACATCGACCCCGGATCTCCACGTGATGTCGGCGGGGGTGATGGCGCGGCCGGAAGGGCCTCCTTTCCCGGCG is part of the Opitutaceae bacterium genome and harbors:
- a CDS encoding FKBP-type peptidyl-prolyl cis-trans isomerase, whose amino-acid sequence is MFWISTPSRMNLTRIFTTVAVTVACAHLTHAQTPPAPSPESAAAATAAPVLKFSEDQLLETFGWFVGKRIGITELKFTPEQTAMIIKGLQIAAAGSDAPYKLEEIGPEMDKFLQQKQQQYLDVLKQEGLAASTKFLAEVKAKPGVTTLPSGLAYEIVQPGSGEYPKPTDTVKVHYTGKLIDGSVFDSSVQRNEPSEFALDQVIPGWTEGLQKINKGGKIKLYVPPHLGYGDDARPGIPPASTLIFDVELLDLTPAAPAAAATPAANPGAK
- a CDS encoding transglutaminase family protein, which encodes MKLHVTHLSRYEYDGVVRFSPHLLYLHPRETPLRRVSSFNFNISPEAKIVWARDAHDVEHAIAWFWDGARALSIRTDFDVETRDGNPFDFILRPGAASFPFAYEPSERFNLSSYLAPPPEETQRALRAWLDAQAFKRPGETVSFISGLNQLLYSNMNYVRREDPDIQDARTTLARGSGACRDYAVLLVALFRTLGLAARFVSGYVYSETDDSHRSLGAMHAWAEVYLPGAGWKGVDPTHGVFCDDSFIPVAHAPSAESVNPIQGSIYSSTRVRSSLFTDVRVEKRA